Sequence from the Anaerobaca lacustris genome:
TGCACGCTCATAGGCTTGCAGCGCTTCGGCGTACTCGCACAGAACGAAGCGAGCCTTGCCGAGGCCGACGTGGGCTTCATAGCAGTTGGGGTCCAGTTCGAGGGCCTTGAGGTAACAATTGGCGGCCACCTGGGGCTGGCTCGCAGCACCGTAGGCGTTGCCCAGCAGGACATGGGCCAGCGGGTCGTCGGGCGTGATCTGCACGAGCTTCTCGCAGGCGTTGACCGCGTCCTTTGGCCGACCGGCGGTGCTGTAGTGCTTGCCCAGGAAGGTGTAGGTGTTCGCCGGGTCGGGATAGACCGTGGCAATGCGGCTCAGGATGCCGGCCCGCACGCTATCGAGACCAATGAACCCCGTCTGGATCGCGCAGAAGACCGCCATCAGCACAAGGCCCACCGTCGCCAGGGCCCATGTCAGGCGTCTTCGACGCGGGGAACGCCCTGTGGAACGAGGCCTCGGGTCCGACGTCTGTGCCTTGCCGATAGACGTATCGGGCCCGGCCGACGAGCATTCCTCTCGAACGAAGGACAGCGGCCTGGGTCGTCTTGGCGTTGCGTCCGGCATCGCGCCCTGCTTTCTACGGAGATCAACCGTTTCCGGGACCGGGCGGCGCTACGAGGACAACCCCCGAGAGCCGACCGGTACCCTCTCAAAGCATACGGAACATCGGGACCGCTTCCAAGGGGATCGGGTCGTTGCTGCTCGGGTCATGCCACAGGACGGGCCTGGCCGCCGCCATCGAGCAACGACCCCCGTCTGTATCGTCGCCCGATGGCAGCAACCCAAGTTAAGGAAAGGAGTAGCACGCTACCTATGGCTATGCAAACCAAGAAAATGCCTCGCCGGTTCCTTGTTCCGATCCGGGGCGAGGCGGCTCACCGCTTGGAGTTCGAAAAATACGGTCCGAGAAGAATGGAATGCCCGCGTTTCTTGGCCTTCTTATCGGAGGTCTTGGGCCGGACCCACAAACGGTAACAGCCCAGTTGTTGTTCCTTCAGGTCGGACTTCTGCGGTGAACTCATGTACCCACCTCTCTCCAAAGACTTGTTTTCGTGTTCTGCCCGGCGGCCCAACGGTCAGGCTGTGCAAGCCGCATAGCTGTATACCGGGCAATCGCTGGTTTCCAGGGCATCGTCGCTGCCGTCGAAGCCCAGGTGTTCGGCCTCGTGCTCCGCTCGGCGGTAGTCATCCCAGATGTAGTCGGCGTTGGGATGAACCTCGAAATACGGCCGCACGGTGTTGACGATCGGGAACTGCACCATCTCGTGTACGTCGTCCAATCGTTCCCGAATCTCGCGCAGCACCCGCGTGATCTCGCGATCGTCGCCGACATCCAGGGCCGCCTTCAGGTCGTCGTAGGTGATCCTCGTGATCCCCATGCTCGCCTGCTCAGCCACCCAGGTGCACACCTGCCTCTGTTCGCTGCTCACGTCGAATCGGAATGCATCCATCGAACCGTATCTCATAGCCATCATCTCCATTCTGATGAGTATCTGCGGCCCCTTGCCGCTGTCTGCCCATCGGCCAAATGGGCAAGGGGCTTGAGTGGCGATTCGCACAAAGAACGGCGTAAGCGGCGCAAGACCTCAGCGTCCTTTAATCTCCGCAGAGATTGCCGAATAGCGTTCCGGCAGCCGCACGCTGTCGAGGGAGATGAATGTGGGGATGGATGTTATCGGAGATGGTGCTGCGCACCGGCAAGCGGCACAATTCCGGAAGAGGCGTCTGATCCGAATGGTCTTCCCATGTGGCAATGGTGGACCCAGCGCCTGATGTAAGGACACCGCCACTCGACGCACATGTACCTTTCGGTGCGTCAGGGTTTCGCCGGCTCAACCCTCCGGCAGACCGACGTGATGAGCAGGAAGACCGACGATCCCGCTCACGCCTCCTGTCCGTCGGCCATCTCGGAACCAAACGTCGGCGGCGCAGCGCCGGACACCCTCGCATCGTTTTCCCGCACGCGATTGAAGATGTGGAGGATCAACTCGACGCGGTCGCTCAGATCGAACTTCTGGAACAGTCGTCCCAGGTGCGTGCGCACCGTCGGGATCGATATCTGCAACTCCTTCGCAATCTGTTTGTCAGACTCGCCAAGGAGAAGATGTCTGACGATTTCAGCTTGTCTCGGGGACAGCCCAAGAGCTTGTCGAACCTGGACCCACTCCCGGTCGGAAAGAAAGGACTTCTGTGTGGTTACTGCCATTGCGCCTCCTCCTAAGGCAGGGCGTAACCAGCAAGGCAGGAACCCATCCGCATGGGGGCCACATCCTTCTGGCCGTGTACCCGTTGCCATCACCTGATTCAAACGGCATTATAGGCAAGAGACAAAGAAAGTCAAGGCAAAAAACCTGATGCTTTACACAAAACAGGAAAGATAGCCACACTCCTACAGCCCTCAACGATGACGCCCGCTCAAAGCTCTTCCAAGAGCACATCCCGAACGACGATCTTCATCGGCCCGAACTCGCCGCCTGCATGAACCTGAAACCCAATCCTCCCTGTTGCCGTCGTATCGTCACGTACGTCCGCAACCTGCCGGCCGTTCAACCAGATCTGAGATCGGTCGCCTTCGCAGCGAATCTCGAAGGTGTTCCAGTCGTCACGGTTGACGAGGGTCTTGTCCGTATTCATCGCCAGGAACATCTTCCCAGGGCAGTACAGCGTCCCGGAATAGCACTCGGGATTCGCATATTCCAGAATATCGGCCTGGTACGCCTTGTCGGGCCCCTGATAGCGGAACCAGACGCCACTGTTGCACGGCCACTCGGCCCGCCAGGTCACGGTCAGATGGAAGTCGTCGTAGCCGGCCGTCGTGAACAGGTCGCCCGGCGCGTTGTTCTCGCCTTGCGTGCCGATCAGAAGCCCGTCTTCGACGACCCATCGGGCCCCTCCCTCGGCCTCCCATCCAGTTAAGTCATTGCCGTTGAACAACTTCACTGCTCCGCCCGGCGTATCGGCCGCGACAGGCGCACCGTCATCGGAAGAGTCCCGACAGCCGCAAAGCACCACGAGCATCACCAACGCCATCAACACGATCAGGAACGTTCTCTGCACCATAGTCCACTTCCTTTCCTTGCACGAGCCGCGTGCTATTACTTGTTGTCTTGCCAGATGTTACCCGTCCGCTCGTCGACGCCCGGCATCGGTGCCAGCGGCTCACTGGGAACCGGCTCGTACCAGAACGTCGCGGTCGACCAGTCGTCCTCCGTCTCGGCCAGGCCGTCTTTCCATGCGATCTGCTGGATCGTGATCCGGCATTCGCGCTGCCAGTAGATCGGGTCGGGAAGGTGCCAGCGATACATCGAGATGAAATGGTTCTGGTCGAGATTGCAGCCGTTGTACAGGAACGGCGTCTGCTGCATCCCGTAGGACAGGCCGACATAGTCTTCGCTGCCGGTGCCGACGATCGTCGGGAATTCGGCATCCCCATCCATGAAGATCTTGATCTCCCCTTCGCCCCACCACTGGTCGGGATGGAGATTTCGCACACCGATCAGGGCGCCGATGTAACGCCCTTTGCCGGTGCGCTTCGGCAGCATCTCGAAGTCCTGCTTCTCTGTGGTCGGGTTCTCCCGGGCGAACAGCACGTGCAGCCGCCCCACATCCGATGGATGCCTGTCCTTGAGGGTGTAGTCGATCTGATAGAACAGCGGGACGTTGTCGTTGCCCTCATTGGTCAGGGTGATTCGGGCACGCGTCGTAAACGGCATGGGCAGCCAGATGTTCATTCCCGCGTTGCGGCCCAGCGAATGCACGGCGGAGAAGTATGGCGTGACCTTGCCGTGGGCCGTCCCCATGAAATCCCCGATAGGACATTCGATGCTGGGGTGGGCTTGCCCGTCCCACCAGGCGCGAATGACGAGCGACCGCAGGTTCACCGGCGTGTTCGCCGTAGTCATCCAGATGTGCCGGATCGTGCCGGACCCGTAGATGTCGCAAAGCTGGACCTCCTGCCCGGCCTTGAGCGTGATCGCCGGGGCCCCCTTGCGACCCGCACCCAGGTTACTGGCCGCCTTGCCGCCCTGCCCAGGGGCGCCGGACGGGTTCTCGAAACAGATCGACCGCGAGACAAGCCCCGTATCGAGCCGGTACGGTTCGGTCGCGAGATCGCCCTTGCCGGCGTAGCCGCCGCCCGACTCACAACCGAGGCCAGCCGACAGCAGGGCTGCGAGACAGCAGGACAACAGAACGCGTGACATGGCAGGGCTGCTCATGATGAATCCTTTCCGTGACGATTTTCCGAATCCATAGAGGGGTAGGGGCGAGGCATGCCTCGCCCCCGCGATGCAATCATATGGTTCAGAGATATCGCTGGATAAACTCGACGGCCTTCCCGACGGTCTTGAC
This genomic interval carries:
- a CDS encoding 3-keto-disaccharide hydrolase codes for the protein MVQRTFLIVLMALVMLVVLCGCRDSSDDGAPVAADTPGGAVKLFNGNDLTGWEAEGGARWVVEDGLLIGTQGENNAPGDLFTTAGYDDFHLTVTWRAEWPCNSGVWFRYQGPDKAYQADILEYANPECYSGTLYCPGKMFLAMNTDKTLVNRDDWNTFEIRCEGDRSQIWLNGRQVADVRDDTTATGRIGFQVHAGGEFGPMKIVVRDVLLEEL
- a CDS encoding glycoside hydrolase family 172 protein codes for the protein MSSPAMSRVLLSCCLAALLSAGLGCESGGGYAGKGDLATEPYRLDTGLVSRSICFENPSGAPGQGGKAASNLGAGRKGAPAITLKAGQEVQLCDIYGSGTIRHIWMTTANTPVNLRSLVIRAWWDGQAHPSIECPIGDFMGTAHGKVTPYFSAVHSLGRNAGMNIWLPMPFTTRARITLTNEGNDNVPLFYQIDYTLKDRHPSDVGRLHVLFARENPTTEKQDFEMLPKRTGKGRYIGALIGVRNLHPDQWWGEGEIKIFMDGDAEFPTIVGTGSEDYVGLSYGMQQTPFLYNGCNLDQNHFISMYRWHLPDPIYWQRECRITIQQIAWKDGLAETEDDWSTATFWYEPVPSEPLAPMPGVDERTGNIWQDNK
- a CDS encoding response regulator transcription factor, which produces MAVTTQKSFLSDREWVQVRQALGLSPRQAEIVRHLLLGESDKQIAKELQISIPTVRTHLGRLFQKFDLSDRVELILHIFNRVRENDARVSGAAPPTFGSEMADGQEA
- a CDS encoding tetratricopeptide repeat protein; amino-acid sequence: MAVFCAIQTGFIGLDSVRAGILSRIATVYPDPANTYTFLGKHYSTAGRPKDAVNACEKLVQITPDDPLAHVLLGNAYGAASQPQVAANCYLKALELDPNCYEAHVGLGKARFVLCEYAEALQAYERAVKIRPDSAHAYVSLGLVFSNLGRYEEAMQAFKQAKELDPDISEVQIRSGKACLEAGLYNEAIARFKGAVLCDQGHAQARYNLGRAYLRAGDTALAIEEHRILERLDPVLADQLLDLIEK